A window from Leptothermofonsia sichuanensis E412 encodes these proteins:
- a CDS encoding IS630 family transposase yields MRFAYRLWSFTIDPRNLVFIDETGIHLAMTRLSGRAPIGERLYDTEAPGDGGKNISLIGGMSIDGLIASMSIVGSVNTDVFLFYIQEILIPQLWVGAIVLMDNLPVHHASVVQAAIESVGAKVVFLPPYSPDLSPIELCWSKLKQLLRSAKARTQEALDQALTRIINECISADDALGWFNHCGLFI; encoded by the coding sequence TTGCGGTTTGCTTATCGCCTGTGGAGTTTTACAATCGACCCGCGCAACTTGGTTTTCATTGATGAAACGGGCATCCATCTGGCAATGACTCGTTTGTCTGGTCGTGCCCCCATCGGTGAACGCTTGTATGACACTGAGGCTCCTGGCGATGGGGGCAAGAATATCTCGTTGATTGGTGGCATGAGTATTGATGGGTTGATTGCTAGCATGAGTATTGTTGGCAGTGTCAATACTGACGTGTTCTTGTTCTACATCCAGGAGATTCTGATTCCGCAATTGTGGGTAGGGGCGATCGTGCTGATGGATAATCTACCCGTGCATCATGCTTCAGTCGTGCAAGCGGCAATTGAATCGGTTGGAGCCAAGGTTGTGTTTCTGCCGCCTTATTCCCCAGACCTTTCACCGATTGAACTATGTTGGTCAAAACTCAAGCAGCTCCTGCGTTCAGCCAAGGCTCGAACGCAGGAAGCGCTCGACCAAGCTTTAACCAGGATTATCAACGAGTGTATTTCTGCTGACGATGCCCTTGGCTGGTTCAATCACTGTGGCTTATTCATCTGA
- a CDS encoding helix-turn-helix domain-containing protein: MPAPLSVDLRQRIMAAYEAQEGSQRQLAERFKVSLSFIRDLRRHYCETGTVEPKAHGGGAIAKLGKEQLPIVEALVTAQPDALLKELCERFAQQSGVEVSISTMQQAVSKLKLSVKKKH, translated from the coding sequence ATGCCCGCCCCTCTGTCAGTTGATCTACGGCAACGAATCATGGCAGCCTATGAAGCTCAAGAAGGATCACAACGGCAACTGGCAGAGCGCTTCAAGGTGAGCTTATCGTTCATTCGAGATCTAAGGCGACACTATTGTGAGACAGGCACCGTGGAGCCTAAAGCGCACGGAGGAGGAGCCATTGCCAAGTTGGGCAAAGAGCAGTTGCCCATCGTTGAAGCCCTAGTCACGGCTCAACCGGATGCCCTACTCAAGGAGTTGTGTGAACGCTTTGCCCAACAAAGTGGAGTGGAGGTGAGTATATCAACCATGCAACAGGCTGTGTCTAAGCTCAAGCTCAGCGTCAAAAAAAAACACTGA
- the hetL gene encoding heterocyst differentiation pentapeptide repeat protein HetL — translation MPSQSPIVALTCWQTAIAIESIIRRISYTGMAMGVDAILQRYGEGERSFQKSNLREVDLQNAHLYGINFNQADLRQSRLGKSDFRRASFREADLSEAILWGADLSEADLYRANLREADLSGARLTYANLDRAILSKTSLCGANLVGARLFRSNLFEADLRPTSDQLTNLSQAILSDTDLCYAHLNGAVLYQAKLDGARLCRARLNRLMQQGFAPTDLSAASLRGADLSYADLSGAILHHADLRDADMTGTILTDADLKGATLPDGSIYR, via the coding sequence TTGCCATCCCAATCCCCGATCGTTGCGTTAACCTGTTGGCAGACAGCAATTGCGATTGAGTCAATTATTCGTCGAATCAGTTATACAGGGATGGCTATGGGAGTTGATGCTATTTTGCAGCGATATGGTGAAGGAGAACGAAGCTTTCAAAAGTCAAATCTACGCGAAGTAGACCTGCAAAATGCCCATCTTTACGGGATCAACTTTAATCAGGCAGATCTACGCCAGTCTCGCCTGGGCAAGTCAGACTTTCGCCGCGCCAGCTTTCGGGAAGCTGACTTAAGCGAAGCCATCCTCTGGGGAGCCGATTTAAGCGAAGCTGATCTCTATCGGGCAAATTTGCGGGAAGCGGATCTGAGTGGTGCCCGACTGACCTATGCCAACCTGGACCGGGCAATCTTAAGCAAAACGAGCCTGTGCGGTGCCAATCTGGTTGGTGCCCGGCTGTTTCGCAGCAATTTGTTTGAAGCTGATCTGCGGCCCACCTCTGACCAGCTCACCAACTTGAGTCAGGCAATTTTGAGTGATACCGATCTCTGTTACGCCCATTTAAATGGAGCTGTCCTGTACCAGGCAAAGCTGGACGGTGCCAGACTCTGCCGTGCCCGTTTGAATCGCCTGATGCAGCAAGGATTTGCCCCAACGGATCTGAGCGCAGCCAGCTTGCGTGGAGCAGACTTGAGCTACGCCGACTTGAGCGGGGCAATCCTGCACCATGCAGACCTGCGGGACGCTGACATGACGGGAACCATCCTGACCGATGCTGATCTGAAGGGTGCCACTCTGCCTGATGGCAGCATTTACAGGTAG
- the crtB gene encoding 15-cis-phytoene synthase CrtB, with protein sequence MVASKKANNVHGTGGLSSRPADAVVRSSCLQSPSSVPRNMLELPESCGVRNLVSLEEAYERCRQITAKYSKTFYIGTLLMPPAKRRAIWAIYVWCRRTDELVDGPAADLTTNETLDQWEQHLEAIFAGHPTDDLDVALVDTLERFPVSIEPFRDMIEGQRMDLYRSRYETFEELELYCYRVAGTVGLMTTPVMGVDTTPRTAPWESKEVEDPTREAIALGIANQLTNILRDVGEDARRGRIYIPQQELTLFDYTEADLFNEVVDDRWRRLMQFQIQRARKFFTNAEQGISRLSRDARFPVWAALMLYRGILDEIERNGYDVFRRRAYVPSFRKLIYIPIARLRASVL encoded by the coding sequence ATGGTTGCAAGTAAAAAGGCTAACAATGTTCATGGCACCGGCGGTTTGTCCTCTAGACCCGCCGATGCCGTGGTGCGATCCTCCTGCCTACAATCCCCATCAAGCGTTCCGAGAAACATGCTGGAATTGCCTGAATCCTGTGGTGTGAGAAATCTGGTTTCCCTGGAGGAAGCCTACGAGCGGTGTCGTCAGATTACGGCAAAGTACTCCAAGACGTTTTACATCGGCACCCTGCTGATGCCCCCCGCCAAGCGACGAGCTATCTGGGCAATCTATGTCTGGTGTCGCCGCACGGATGAACTTGTGGATGGACCGGCGGCTGATTTGACGACCAATGAAACGTTAGATCAATGGGAACAGCATCTGGAAGCCATCTTTGCCGGACATCCGACAGATGATTTGGATGTGGCACTGGTGGATACGCTGGAACGCTTTCCAGTCAGTATTGAGCCGTTCCGCGACATGATTGAAGGTCAGCGGATGGATCTGTATCGTTCCCGCTATGAAACCTTTGAGGAACTGGAGCTTTACTGTTACCGGGTGGCTGGAACGGTAGGACTCATGACCACCCCGGTCATGGGAGTAGATACCACCCCTCGCACGGCACCCTGGGAAAGCAAGGAGGTCGAAGATCCGACCCGGGAGGCGATCGCCCTGGGCATTGCCAACCAACTGACGAATATCCTGCGAGATGTTGGTGAAGATGCCCGTCGCGGGCGCATCTATATTCCTCAACAGGAACTGACGCTGTTTGACTACACCGAAGCAGACCTGTTTAACGAAGTGGTTGATGATCGCTGGCGTCGTCTGATGCAATTTCAGATCCAGCGTGCGCGCAAGTTTTTTACCAACGCCGAGCAAGGCATTAGCCGACTCAGTCGGGATGCCCGCTTCCCAGTCTGGGCAGCCTTAATGCTCTATCGGGGAATTTTGGATGAAATTGAGCGCAATGGCTACGATGTGTTTCGCCGTCGGGCATATGTTCCCAGTTTCCGTAAGCTCATCTACATTCCGATCGCCCGGTTAAGGGCGTCGGTTTTGTAA
- the pds gene encoding 15-cis-phytoene desaturase, translating to MRVAIAGGGLAGLACAKYLVDAGHTPIVLESRDVLGGLVAAWKDEDGDWYETGLHVFFGAYPNMLQLVKELGIEDRLQWKEHTLIFNQPEKPGVLSRFDVPDIPAPINVIVSILRNNDMLTWEQKLRFAIGLLPAVVRGQQYVEKMDKYSLLEWLRLQGVDEQVNTDIFIAASKALTFINPEDVSATVPLTALNRFLQERYGSKIAFLDGSPTERLCQPMVDYITNRGGEVHLKKPLKQILLNSDHTVQGFLIRGLDGASDEVITADAYVSAMPVDVMKVLTPEPWKQIELFQKLEGLEGVPVINLHLWFDRKLTDVDQLLFSRSPLLSVYADMSNTCKEYSNPDRSMLELVLAPAKDWIDKSEAEIMAATMKELEKLFPQHFTGEHPATLLKYKVVKTPRSVYTASPGRQAYRPSQSTPISNFFLAGSYTMQRYLGSMEGAVLSGKLTAQAIASSHQLVPVSPPVSPTSQPTPVGSQA from the coding sequence ATGCGAGTTGCGATCGCCGGAGGCGGCTTAGCTGGTTTAGCCTGTGCTAAATACCTTGTTGACGCGGGACACACTCCCATTGTTCTGGAAAGTCGGGATGTTTTGGGCGGGCTGGTGGCTGCCTGGAAAGATGAAGACGGCGATTGGTACGAAACCGGGCTGCATGTGTTTTTTGGTGCCTATCCCAATATGCTCCAGTTGGTCAAGGAACTGGGGATTGAGGATCGGCTGCAATGGAAGGAACACACTCTGATCTTTAACCAGCCAGAGAAGCCAGGAGTCCTCTCCCGGTTCGATGTTCCGGATATTCCTGCTCCGATTAACGTGATTGTGTCGATTCTGCGCAACAACGACATGCTGACCTGGGAGCAGAAGCTGCGATTTGCCATAGGGTTGTTGCCTGCGGTTGTGCGGGGACAGCAGTATGTTGAGAAAATGGACAAGTATTCCCTGCTGGAATGGTTGCGGCTGCAAGGGGTGGACGAGCAGGTAAATACGGACATTTTTATCGCAGCCTCGAAAGCGCTGACCTTTATCAACCCGGAAGATGTGTCAGCCACGGTGCCGCTGACTGCCCTTAACCGGTTTCTGCAAGAACGCTACGGGTCAAAGATCGCCTTTTTAGACGGCTCACCAACGGAACGGTTATGTCAGCCAATGGTGGACTACATCACTAATCGCGGCGGTGAAGTCCATCTCAAAAAGCCGCTGAAGCAAATTTTACTGAATTCAGACCATACGGTTCAGGGCTTCTTGATTCGGGGACTAGATGGAGCATCGGATGAGGTCATCACTGCTGATGCCTATGTCTCGGCAATGCCTGTAGATGTGATGAAAGTGCTGACGCCCGAACCCTGGAAGCAAATTGAATTGTTCCAGAAGCTGGAAGGGTTGGAAGGGGTGCCTGTGATTAATCTGCACCTCTGGTTTGACCGCAAGCTAACAGATGTGGACCAGCTTTTGTTTTCGCGATCGCCCTTGCTGAGTGTCTACGCCGACATGAGCAACACCTGCAAGGAGTATTCCAATCCAGACCGCTCTATGCTGGAACTGGTCCTGGCTCCGGCAAAGGACTGGATTGATAAATCCGAGGCAGAAATTATGGCGGCGACCATGAAAGAGTTAGAAAAGCTTTTCCCTCAACATTTCACCGGGGAGCATCCGGCAACGCTGTTGAAGTATAAGGTCGTGAAAACTCCCCGCTCTGTTTATACCGCTTCTCCAGGGCGGCAGGCATACCGTCCCAGCCAGTCAACCCCCATTTCTAATTTCTTCCTGGCAGGCAGTTATACCATGCAACGATATCTGGGCAGTATGGAAGGTGCCGTGCTTTCTGGTAAGCTGACAGCGCAGGCGATCGCAAGCAGCCACCAACTTGTGCCTGTTTCACCTCCTGTTAGTCCCACGAGTCAACCGACCCCTGTTGGTTCGCAGGCATAA
- the dnaN gene encoding DNA polymerase III subunit beta — translation MKLVCSQHNLSSNLSLVSRAVSARPSHPILANVLLVADEDTQQVKLSAFDLSLGIQTSFPADVLSGGKLTLPAKLLNDIVSRLPEGEITLDNGEAEIEEEAEEQTGSNPNHLVTLTCSSGRYQVRGMGAEEFPELPVVEDGVVTHLPVEGVIEGVRSSLFAASSDETKQVLTGVHLTIQPDGLEFAATDGHRLAVVQTVNAETINESSESDQKKRKGVKQASGQGTGEQMDVTIPSKALQELTKMLERQAGDSVAVTFDQSQVVFEWADQRLTSRLIEGQYPNYQQLVPRQFARQMTCDRRLLLSALERIAVLADQKNNIVKLTMDSVNQQLSLSVDAQDVGSGKETIPAQITGDDLEIAFNVKYLMDGLKVVTTSEVQMQLNTATSPAIVTPLGGVKMTYLVMPVQIRN, via the coding sequence ATGAAACTGGTTTGCTCGCAACACAACCTCAGCTCAAATCTTTCCCTGGTCAGTCGAGCGGTTTCTGCCCGACCTAGCCATCCCATCCTGGCAAATGTATTGCTGGTCGCCGATGAAGACACCCAGCAAGTCAAACTGAGTGCCTTTGACCTGAGCCTGGGAATTCAGACCAGTTTCCCCGCCGATGTTTTATCCGGGGGAAAATTAACGCTGCCGGCAAAGTTACTGAATGATATTGTTTCTCGGTTGCCAGAGGGTGAAATTACCCTGGACAACGGGGAAGCGGAGATTGAAGAAGAGGCCGAAGAGCAGACCGGGTCAAATCCCAATCATCTGGTGACCCTCACCTGCTCTTCGGGGCGGTATCAGGTCAGGGGAATGGGAGCGGAGGAGTTTCCTGAACTTCCCGTCGTTGAAGATGGCGTAGTCACTCATTTGCCAGTTGAGGGGGTGATTGAGGGGGTGCGGAGTTCGTTGTTTGCTGCCAGCAGTGATGAGACAAAGCAGGTGTTGACAGGGGTTCATTTGACGATTCAGCCAGATGGGTTAGAGTTTGCGGCAACGGATGGCCACCGGCTGGCTGTGGTGCAAACGGTCAATGCAGAGACAATAAACGAGTCGTCTGAATCCGATCAAAAGAAACGAAAGGGCGTAAAGCAGGCTTCTGGGCAGGGAACTGGGGAGCAAATGGATGTGACGATTCCGTCCAAGGCGCTGCAAGAACTGACTAAGATGCTGGAGCGGCAGGCAGGTGACTCAGTGGCGGTGACGTTTGACCAGAGCCAGGTCGTGTTTGAGTGGGCCGATCAGCGGTTGACCAGTCGGCTGATTGAGGGACAGTATCCCAACTATCAGCAGCTTGTTCCCCGCCAGTTTGCCCGCCAGATGACCTGCGATCGCCGCCTCCTGTTGAGTGCTCTAGAACGAATTGCGGTGCTGGCAGATCAGAAAAATAATATCGTCAAACTCACAATGGACAGCGTCAACCAGCAACTTTCCCTGTCGGTAGATGCCCAGGATGTAGGAAGTGGGAAGGAAACGATTCCAGCACAAATTACTGGGGATGATCTGGAAATTGCCTTTAATGTCAAATATCTGATGGATGGGTTGAAGGTTGTCACTACTTCAGAAGTGCAGATGCAGTTAAATACAGCGACCAGCCCGGCGATCGTGACTCCTCTGGGTGGGGTGAAGATGACCTATCTGGTGATGCCGGTTCAAATCAGGAACTGA
- a CDS encoding alpha-ketoglutarate-dependent dioxygenase AlkB family protein, with translation MKGIPDPMDHQLSLWEPPDAGQSASTQSTQSEPGQVLELPDAEVIFYPHAFSFQESCQLFAALQHGVAWKQESTILFNRSVVLPRLTAWYGDAGKSYTYSHITMQPEPWIPPLLKIKARIEAITQVSFNSVLLNLYRTGRDSISWHSDDEPELGPNPAIGSVSFGATRRFRLRHRVQPHLKAAIDLTHGSFLLMQGPTQHFWQHQVPKTSRTVQPRINLTFRHIGKTETG, from the coding sequence ATGAAAGGAATCCCAGACCCGATGGATCATCAATTGTCTCTATGGGAACCGCCGGATGCAGGGCAATCCGCCTCAACTCAATCTACTCAATCTGAACCGGGTCAGGTGCTGGAACTGCCGGATGCGGAGGTAATTTTCTATCCTCATGCCTTTTCCTTTCAGGAAAGCTGCCAGTTATTCGCCGCCTTGCAGCATGGAGTTGCCTGGAAACAGGAGTCCACAATTTTGTTCAATCGATCCGTGGTCTTGCCTCGTCTGACGGCCTGGTATGGGGATGCTGGCAAGTCCTACACCTACTCCCACATCACCATGCAACCAGAACCGTGGATTCCCCCTCTGCTCAAAATTAAAGCGCGAATTGAGGCGATCACCCAGGTCTCCTTCAATAGCGTTTTACTGAATTTATACCGTACTGGCAGGGACAGCATTTCCTGGCACAGCGACGACGAGCCAGAGCTGGGACCCAATCCGGCCATTGGCTCCGTGAGTTTTGGAGCAACCCGTCGCTTCAGGCTGCGTCATCGGGTGCAACCCCATCTGAAAGCGGCGATCGACCTGACCCACGGCAGTTTCTTGCTCATGCAGGGACCCACCCAGCACTTCTGGCAACATCAGGTTCCCAAAACCAGCCGAACTGTACAGCCCAGGATTAATCTAACGTTTCGGCATATTGGCAAAACGGAAACGGGGTAG
- the mnmE gene encoding tRNA uridine-5-carboxymethylaminomethyl(34) synthesis GTPase MnmE has translation MTIAAIATAIVPQQGSVGIVRVSGAEALAIAHTLFYAPGQQVWESHRILYGYIRHPKTQTTIDEALLLIMQAPRSYTREDVVEFHCHGGIVVVQQVLQLCLEQGARLAQPGEFTLRAFLNGRLDLTQAESIADLVGARSPQAAQFALAGLQGKLAHPIRQLRAACLDILAEVEARIDFEEDLPPLDENAIKVQIAQVLSEVEHLLATADQGELLRVGLKVAIVGRPNVGKSSLLNAWSRSDRAIVTDLPGTTRDVVESQLVVGGIPIQVLDTAGIRETGDQVEKIGVERSRTVAQNADLVLLTIDATTGWTGDDQAIYDQVKHRPLILVINKIDLRELSPHLIPNPQSSLPTVKTAAALNQGITDLEQAILTAVQTGKLEAANLDLAINQRQAEALTRAQNALLQVQATMANQFPLDFWTIDLRIAIQALGEILGEDVTESVLDKIFSRFCIGK, from the coding sequence ATGACCATTGCTGCTATTGCGACTGCTATTGTTCCCCAGCAGGGCAGTGTGGGAATCGTGCGGGTTTCTGGGGCAGAGGCGCTGGCGATCGCCCACACACTTTTTTATGCCCCTGGTCAACAGGTGTGGGAAAGCCACCGTATCCTCTATGGTTACATTCGCCATCCCAAAACCCAAACCACCATTGATGAAGCTTTGTTGCTGATCATGCAGGCACCCCGCTCTTACACCCGTGAGGATGTGGTGGAGTTTCACTGCCACGGTGGCATTGTGGTGGTGCAGCAGGTCCTCCAGCTTTGCCTGGAGCAGGGAGCCAGACTGGCACAACCGGGCGAATTTACCCTCCGGGCATTCCTCAATGGTCGCTTAGACCTGACCCAGGCGGAGAGCATTGCCGATCTGGTGGGGGCGCGATCGCCTCAAGCGGCCCAATTTGCCCTGGCGGGCCTGCAAGGAAAACTGGCCCATCCCATTCGCCAACTGCGGGCGGCCTGCCTGGATATTCTGGCCGAAGTGGAAGCCAGAATTGACTTTGAGGAAGATTTACCTCCTCTCGACGAAAACGCAATCAAGGTCCAGATTGCTCAAGTTTTGTCAGAGGTTGAGCATCTGCTGGCAACCGCCGATCAGGGGGAGTTACTGCGCGTCGGATTAAAGGTTGCTATTGTTGGTCGCCCCAATGTTGGCAAATCCAGTTTGTTGAACGCCTGGAGCCGCAGCGATCGCGCCATTGTCACCGACCTTCCCGGTACCACCCGGGATGTGGTAGAGTCCCAGCTCGTTGTCGGTGGAATTCCAATTCAAGTTCTGGACACCGCTGGAATTCGGGAAACGGGGGATCAGGTGGAGAAAATTGGCGTGGAGCGATCGCGCACTGTTGCCCAAAACGCTGACCTGGTCCTCCTGACGATCGATGCCACTACAGGCTGGACCGGGGACGACCAGGCAATCTACGACCAGGTCAAACACCGCCCCCTCATCCTGGTCATCAACAAAATTGACTTACGGGAACTGTCCCCCCACCTGATACCCAATCCCCAGTCCTCTCTCCCAACAGTCAAAACTGCTGCCGCCCTGAACCAGGGAATCACCGATCTCGAGCAAGCAATTCTGACCGCAGTTCAAACCGGCAAGCTTGAAGCGGCAAACCTTGATCTGGCGATTAACCAGCGGCAGGCAGAGGCGCTGACCCGTGCCCAAAATGCCCTCTTGCAGGTTCAAGCCACCATGGCTAACCAGTTTCCCCTGGATTTCTGGACCATTGATTTGCGGATTGCCATTCAAGCCCTGGGCGAAATCCTGGGAGAAGATGTGACCGAGTCCGTTCTGGACAAAATCTTCAGCCGCTTTTGTATTGGTAAATAA
- a CDS encoding Uma2 family endonuclease yields the protein MTITKGCSFTGIEYPDSDGKPMAESDFQRVYLVYATEVLDIYFQNQPDVYVSSNLCFYYEEGNPKAYISPDVFVVFGTAKRKRRSYKVWEEDGKYPNFVLEITSKSTVSEDQGTKKGLYAFWGVQEYFQYDPTGDYLDPPLRGFQLVAGNYQTIPAEKQDNGNYSICSKVLGLELRLERGELRFYEPTTGNKLLSHQESEVARQRAELRADQEAQRAERLAAKLRELGVDPDTVQ from the coding sequence ATGACAATAACCAAGGGCTGCTCTTTTACAGGCATTGAGTATCCAGACTCAGACGGCAAACCCATGGCGGAGAGTGATTTTCAGCGAGTTTATCTGGTTTATGCCACTGAAGTTTTGGATATTTATTTTCAAAACCAACCAGATGTATATGTCTCCAGTAATCTTTGCTTCTACTATGAGGAAGGTAACCCCAAAGCTTACATTTCTCCCGATGTCTTTGTTGTCTTCGGCACGGCTAAGCGTAAACGGCGTTCCTATAAGGTTTGGGAAGAGGATGGAAAGTACCCAAATTTTGTCCTGGAAATTACCTCAAAATCAACGGTTAGTGAAGACCAGGGCACCAAGAAGGGACTCTACGCTTTTTGGGGCGTCCAGGAATATTTTCAGTACGATCCAACTGGAGATTATCTGGATCCCCCATTGAGGGGGTTTCAGTTGGTTGCTGGCAACTATCAAACAATACCTGCTGAGAAACAGGACAATGGAAATTACTCTATCTGTAGCAAAGTTTTGGGATTAGAACTTCGGTTAGAGAGGGGAGAACTTCGTTTCTACGAACCAACAACTGGCAATAAATTGTTGAGCCATCAAGAATCTGAAGTGGCAAGGCAACGGGCTGAGCTAAGAGCCGATCAAGAAGCTCAACGGGCAGAGCGTTTAGCCGCAAAATTACGGGAACTGGGAGTTGACCCCGATACAGTTCAGTAG
- a CDS encoding NAD-dependent epimerase/dehydratase family protein, with protein sequence MRILIMGGTRFIGVYLTRMLVQQGHEVVLFNRGNQPAPVEGVGQIHGDRTNPADLKEKLAGETFDAIFDNNGRELSDTQPLADIFKDRVQHFVYMSSAGVYLKSDQMPHIEGDPIDPRSRHKGKHDTETYLADQGVPFTSIRPTYIYGPHNYNDLEAWFFDRIVRDRPIPIPGHGQHFTQFGHVRDLAQAMVQVLGNSQAIGQIYNVSGERYVTFDGLARACAIAAGKSPDTLQLVHYDPRQFDFGKRKAFPLRPQHFFASIQKAVTDLNWKPEYDLISGLKDSFHNDYLASGRDRTEIDFSVDSEILAGK encoded by the coding sequence ATGCGAATTTTAATCATGGGGGGAACCCGTTTCATTGGGGTCTACCTGACCAGAATGCTGGTGCAGCAGGGGCATGAAGTGGTGCTGTTTAACCGGGGTAATCAACCGGCTCCTGTGGAAGGGGTCGGGCAGATTCATGGCGATCGCACCAATCCTGCCGACTTAAAAGAAAAATTAGCTGGCGAAACCTTCGATGCCATCTTCGACAACAACGGACGGGAACTGAGCGACACTCAACCCCTGGCAGACATTTTCAAAGATCGGGTGCAGCACTTTGTTTACATGAGTTCAGCAGGGGTTTACCTGAAATCAGACCAGATGCCCCACATCGAAGGCGATCCGATTGATCCCAGGAGTCGGCACAAAGGCAAGCATGACACTGAAACCTACCTGGCAGACCAGGGGGTACCTTTCACCTCGATTCGTCCCACCTACATCTACGGTCCCCACAACTACAACGATCTGGAAGCCTGGTTTTTCGACCGGATCGTCCGCGATCGCCCGATTCCCATTCCTGGACATGGCCAGCACTTCACCCAGTTCGGCCATGTCAGGGATCTGGCTCAGGCAATGGTTCAGGTGTTGGGCAACTCCCAGGCCATCGGGCAGATTTACAACGTCTCAGGGGAACGCTACGTCACGTTTGATGGACTGGCACGGGCATGTGCGATCGCCGCTGGTAAATCTCCTGATACCCTGCAACTGGTTCACTACGATCCCAGGCAGTTTGACTTTGGCAAGCGCAAAGCCTTTCCTCTCCGTCCCCAGCATTTCTTCGCCTCGATTCAGAAAGCGGTTACAGACCTGAACTGGAAGCCCGAATATGACCTGATCTCTGGACTTAAAGACTCTTTTCACAATGACTACCTTGCCAGTGGCAGAGATCGAACTGAAATTGATTTTTCAGTAGACAGTGAGATTTTGGCAGGAAAATAA
- a CDS encoding F420-0:Gamma-glutamyl ligase — translation MGTIGSLAISIVVAVVLILALLLILLEIQYRRRPGNKLELTAGNWQLEVYEPRRYVLSGELEFRNLTRRLEIMVPEVRVEVKLLSSGSLESVTTSTRVIPKYQDAKPREDGYWAAHIVKIGKVDPIEIAVEIQGLNLSQLRVAWIQIHYVTYGPQGRIPKVRHVIVPLVFPDPKDSKNWRPATNADVLPIRTHLLTHLDNPVEVVRRYVLPHAQPGDVVAIGETPVAIMQGRFRHPTDVKPGWVASRLCYLFLPTSSLATACGMQSLVDLVGPARVLLAFIIGAIAKVFGKPGVFYQLAGEQARLIDDVTGTLPPYDQFIVLGPQDPQRVVDQIQSETGLAAAIVDVNDLRAVKILAASTDVTVPFLKQALIRNPAGNADEQTPIVLIRPVVPKSG, via the coding sequence GTGGGGACAATTGGGAGTCTTGCGATCAGTATTGTCGTTGCAGTGGTGCTGATTCTGGCACTCCTGCTGATTCTGCTGGAGATACAGTACCGTCGTCGTCCTGGCAACAAACTGGAACTGACTGCGGGTAACTGGCAACTGGAGGTTTATGAGCCACGACGTTACGTATTGAGCGGGGAGTTGGAGTTCCGTAACCTCACCCGTCGGCTGGAAATCATGGTGCCGGAGGTTAGGGTTGAGGTGAAACTACTCTCTTCCGGCAGCCTGGAGAGTGTCACAACGTCTACCCGGGTAATCCCTAAGTACCAGGATGCCAAACCCAGGGAAGATGGATACTGGGCAGCACATATTGTCAAGATCGGTAAGGTTGATCCGATTGAGATTGCGGTTGAAATTCAGGGATTAAACCTGAGCCAGTTAAGGGTTGCCTGGATCCAGATTCACTATGTTACCTATGGTCCCCAGGGACGAATTCCTAAAGTACGCCATGTCATCGTGCCGCTGGTGTTTCCCGATCCCAAGGATTCCAAAAACTGGCGACCGGCAACCAATGCCGATGTCCTACCCATTCGCACTCATCTGCTCACTCACCTGGACAACCCGGTTGAAGTTGTGCGCCGCTACGTGCTCCCCCATGCCCAACCGGGGGATGTGGTCGCTATTGGGGAAACTCCGGTGGCAATCATGCAGGGGCGGTTTCGCCATCCCACCGATGTGAAACCAGGCTGGGTTGCCAGCCGGTTATGCTACCTCTTCCTGCCCACCTCCAGTCTGGCGACTGCCTGCGGTATGCAGTCCCTCGTGGATCTGGTTGGACCAGCTCGGGTGCTGCTGGCATTTATAATTGGGGCGATCGCCAAAGTCTTTGGCAAACCGGGCGTTTTTTACCAACTGGCTGGAGAACAGGCACGCCTGATTGATGATGTCACAGGTACCCTCCCCCCCTATGACCAGTTCATCGTACTGGGACCCCAGGATCCCCAACGGGTGGTGGACCAGATTCAGTCAGAAACCGGACTGGCAGCCGCGATTGTGGATGTCAATGATCTGAGAGCCGTTAAAATTCTGGCTGCTTCCACCGATGTCACAGTTCCATTCTTGAAACAGGCGTTGATACGCAATCCTGCCGGTAATGCTGACGAACAAACTCCCATTGTTTTGATTCGCCCGGTTGTCCCCAAGTCGGGCTGA